From Mucilaginibacter gotjawali:
GTACCTAATCACACTGTTAAATTAGCTAACCTGGAAGAAGGTATTAACATAGCGGATCTTTTAGCAGTGCATACCACGGTATTTGCTTCAAAAGGGGAGGCCAAAAAGATGATACAGGCTGGCGGCGCATCTATCAATAAGGCTAAAATTGCTACGGTTGACGATATTTATACTACAGATACATTGATAAACGGCAAGTACCTGGTAGCCCAAAAAGGAAAGAAAAACTACTTTTTAATTATTGCTGAATAATTTGCAAATACGACAAATGGTACTTATATTTGTACTAATGTCGTATAAAAAAGCAAATATCAAAAATATTGCAAGTGAACCAATGGTAGCTTATGTTACTGCTGGTTCTTCAAATCCGTTTTATAATTTATTGGGCGGCAATAGCGTAAGCCTCTCTAATGATCTGGATATCATTAAGCTTGCGCGGCAGGGTTTTTCCAAACGGGTATTAATGTCGCTTGCTAAAAAAATATCCTTAAACCTGCAGGAGTTAGCTTATATCCTTCATATTTCTGAGCGCACTTTACAGCGTTATGATGACAACGAAATTATAAAAACTGAGTACGCCGAAAAGGCTGTTGAGCTTGCCCGCCTGTATACCCGCGGCGAAGAAGTATTCGGCTCCATTGATAAGTTTAAGCTATGGATAAAAGCACCCAGCCTTGTTTTTAACGGCGAAGCACCAGTTGCCATGCTGGATACCTCTGCCGGTTTTGATATGGTTTTCAAGGAGCTTGGCCGTATTGAGCACGGTATTTTTGCCTGATGGTACTTTACCGCATCACCAAATGTAATTATGCCAATGACCTTAGCGGTACCGGCGCACGTTTATATGGCGGCCGCTGGAACAGCGAAGGTAAAGATGCCATCTACCTCGCATCATCCCGCTCCCTGGCTGTATTGGAAGTTTTGGTTCATCTGCCACCCCTTATGATCCCCGACGGCTATTGCCTGGTAGAAATAGAAGTGCCCGACAATAGCATAAAACAAATCTATATTGAAGCCATGCCCGCTAACTGGAAAGACGTAGCAGGCCCCGTCGCCTTAAAACGCATTGGCGACGAGTTTTTGAAAGATCAGCAATATTTATTAATGAAAATGCCTTCGTCCATTGTGCCTATGGAGCATAATTACCTGCTTAACCCGCAGCATCCGGCGATGAAAAAAGTGAGGATATTAAAATCGGAATCGTTTGACTTTGACGAAAGGCTGGTTTAATTGGTTCATTAGTTCAATGGTTCATTAGTTCAATGGTTCATTAGTTTATTGGTTGCATGTCAGCCATAACGTTTTACCAATGAACTAATGAACCATTGAACTAATAAACTTTCCTACAAGTCGCTCAATAAATCCAGTTTCTTATGGTTATATTCTTCCTGCGAGATGAGGCCGTTATCAAACAGCATCTTTAATTTTTTCAATTTTTCGGTTAACTCATCTGGTTTTGGTGCTTCCTGTACAACGGGTGCAGGAATATGTACAGGTTCCGGTTCTGGTATCGGAGCAACGGGAGCTATTGGTTGCTGCGCGATGGCACGGGCGGCATTATCAAACTGAACAGCGCCCGATTCTGCACGTTTCTCTTCCAGGTCGCGCAAGCGGCGGGCCTCACGCTCGGCTTCTTTGCGTTCCTGTGCGTATTGGTATAGTTTGCGGGCTTGTACTTTTGGCAGGTAATCAACCCCCATTTCGGCGCCGTTTGTTGTACGCACACTGAAGATAGCGCCTATGATCTCTTCCTTAGTGAAAACATCAATAATATCTTTCCAAACAAAATCAACAAATTTTAATGTAAGCCCC
This genomic window contains:
- a CDS encoding PH domain-containing protein yields the protein MIDKFLTEEQDPKAVEKVYSRLNDLLTTGEEIIYIAVQKKPIVNLFPDCVALTNKRILIFTPGNLGLTLKFVDFVWKDIIDVFTKEEIIGAIFSVRTTNGAEMGVDYLPKVQARKLYQYAQERKEAEREARRLRDLEEKRAESGAVQFDNAARAIAQQPIAPVAPIPEPEPVHIPAPVVQEAPKPDELTEKLKKLKMLFDNGLISQEEYNHKKLDLLSDL
- the parS gene encoding type II RES/Xre toxin-antitoxin system antitoxin — translated: MSYKKANIKNIASEPMVAYVTAGSSNPFYNLLGGNSVSLSNDLDIIKLARQGFSKRVLMSLAKKISLNLQELAYILHISERTLQRYDDNEIIKTEYAEKAVELARLYTRGEEVFGSIDKFKLWIKAPSLVFNGEAPVAMLDTSAGFDMVFKELGRIEHGIFA
- a CDS encoding RES family NAD+ phosphorylase, producing the protein MVLYRITKCNYANDLSGTGARLYGGRWNSEGKDAIYLASSRSLAVLEVLVHLPPLMIPDGYCLVEIEVPDNSIKQIYIEAMPANWKDVAGPVALKRIGDEFLKDQQYLLMKMPSSIVPMEHNYLLNPQHPAMKKVRILKSESFDFDERLV